In Nasonia vitripennis strain AsymCx chromosome 2, Nvit_psr_1.1, whole genome shotgun sequence, a genomic segment contains:
- the LOC100122962 gene encoding abnormal spindle-like microcephaly-associated protein homolog, with product MFFQINITPKEKKVAEPMIRAPVINEYSLVLAPFQPPTRIKLDTKINTRVECTLHIKNSNNRSLTASITKTPLQERCINLSAIEWSLQPESEVDLIISWDPKESGSWREILQLSDSRRIKYDIPLTLTCIDPNKVANDKKGVKTKQRNPLGPKIQSTSNIKKNTVAPLKNNTSKIKQEPPKIKVEPPLKRPVATEFADKENVSNVGFNWMLEQAKTKKQKKDQTPSPPLDFSKYLDSSTFKFTPLKSKFSCFEPSTVHNNVSFVPTNEFEKIEKITVESTVEMKLRKETYVTVPKYLKVDQTCDNLKDENDEFDDSLSPKQVATETPKLPSEMSMLLNDIKFTPFKNPSAKIEEDTKFSPTFCSTGTKSNKSKSFEDDSVSKNATFDIESVNNSSTNHTYELSVSPTSTKNSSHLKPTCLAKTFNRNNLDMGFSTPLSVNKLPNVTIDHKRYSNVFSKSQVDFGSARDCLEADLWVKSKNTSLSPISKNLMHSTLDSITEEDLYDHDITDKSVTNSIESHKKSKKSKAFCIEISPPKKSSFTKPPIRKISPTKSIKIMKDKHISGTVNAKKKVQINKSIKSNGTIQIPGVRIAKLSLSGLAAGKDKDKSKTKPKTKPLKEASVKLHDPNDFLSMFCNPDPFAATMTIDPFLASTLYCDEKWMFVQELEFKKWLNMLMTPPEQLSTDIESTPLDVGKVWQSCRAKEDVALAETKESISARYHTTTRLNTLRKAACAMFRKPEVITALSQTTVGIEKEILLIRQDKDLHRDIGLQKTILELFISYNPLWLRIGLETVYGETIPLQSNNDLIGLSRFLIHRFFSDPFLVKTHSSHAHPNIRLGTFQSHMNKFMLKKFLFVVYFLDYAKRNKLIGHDPCLFHKKALIKDSRSILLTFSRELLSGIGDITKVLRGYNYVVSHKQTFLDEYDYAVVNLCTDLRDGVRLCRVMELITGQRCLTCRCRVPAISRLQKVHNVSIALTTLNEAGYTITGDIDAKSIADGHKEKTLSLLWQIIYKFQAPRFEKAAKTVQRWWRSKLWYVYIKKMLRNRRHNAASVIQRAWKCYLARRELQKLKEEYARLMHEKIEAAKKIQLLWRLRKEAKQQQKQFQLVKSSAIKIQRWWRRIRSTKSYIEEFKRQKNVVIKVQRRWRAKQLMKYERHRFTQLKTKVIEIQTLWKARRLGRQVFLDYQNKRKAIIFVQRKWRVKLSMKLEQKRYSEKLRAIRFIQEWWKRCLTARRDRNHFLALKNCVRAVEKVWIAKHTVIEERKQFLRQKDSAIMIQKAWRNYRATKADVQLYKRKKTSCLQLQTWWRSVTEANKYRKQRLNIIKIQRWWRSAVLTKKERSNFLAKKNAAIVFQKNWRMHVVRKEYKRKKASVLKIELLYQNLIETRKVRNEYLTLKKAVTVVEARWIALKTGRKTRAKYLKTRNAAIVLQRRWRARVAMREARQNYLQLKRCTIIVQSQYRMRQERRRYRALLQRKAAAIVLQRRWRAKKCGKQVRETYAKHKSSVISIQRKWRATLQARLERNEFLQKRKAAIVLQKHWRSLVTIRQYKKTKNAVRIVEKWRTHKLLGRRVRSEYLQLRACTIKMQRLARVKQHVKRFQKQRESVIVVQKHWRSYVAFKEYRRKKTAATAIQTWRRSIVTGRKVRAEYLKFRESVIKVQRMWRTIKQMREFKRQRVAAIVIQKHWRSYVAFKEYRRKKIAATAIQTWRRSIVTGRKVRAEYLKFRESVIKVQRMWRTIKQMREFKRQRVAAIVIQKHWKSYVAFKEYKRKKLAATVIQTWRRNIVTGRQVRAEYLKYRECVIKVQSTWRMKQAVRGYRQKREAVITMQKHWKRIMAVRKYEKIKIAVLFIENWRRHTLFGRQQRKEFIQLKTAVIKMQMLVRVKLQVQSFKRQRNAAIKIQRFWRSHLQMKECQLQYEKQRAAVIALQRRYRAKRIAEQVRRDYRFKTLAVTRIQRWWRRIYYLRKLRIEIETRKWAALVIENWWINSSVERRLREAMKAEMRRQYRAAVIIQAAWRGFKVRQAASKKMSMLRERAKEAAKAAVPSATLACRLQENIEIFKYASNIGQLSVCLSSLDVIIRLSPNACINVCRLNAVPKLYDILTRANRSLPWLDVCLKVISILLTLAKFQPTTKYVLEKEHIEVLARLLTIAADKKEDLFLHTATLIWVLTEDEEYAEAVKNDARTKFLLRSLCNSTKNKPTTNTTKCKLDLLPSPKPDWGLNHRRPRTFKSISQAITSIASRLGLVNVPQTFDIRRSFNFSM from the exons ATGTTTTTTCAG ATCAATATTACTCCAAAGGAGAAGAAAGTGGCGGAGCCCATGATACGAGCCCCGGTGATTAATGAGTACAGTTTGGTGTTGGCACCATTTCAACCCCCAACTCGAATAAAATTGGATACCAAAATCAATACTAGAGTTGAATGTACATTGCACATCAAAAATTCCAACAATCGGTCTCTAACT gCATCGATAACTAAGACACCTCTGCAAGAACGTTGTATTAATTTAAGTGCAATCGAATGGTCACTACAACCAGAGAGTGAAGTAGATTTGATAATTTCATGGGACCCTAAAGAAAGTGGTTCTTGGAGAGAAATATTACAATTATCAGACAGTAGACGAATCAAGTATGACATACCTCTTACATTAACTTGTATAGATCCGAATAAAGTTGCCAATGACAAAAAAGGAGTTAAAACAAAACAAAGAAATCCTCTAGGACCAAAAATCCAGAGTACatccaatattaaaaaaaatactgtagcACCTCTCAAGAACAATACATCTAAAATAAAGCAAGAGCCACCAAAAATCAAAGTTGAACCTCCACTGAAAAGACCCGTAGCTACTGAATTTGCAGATAAAGAAAATGTGTCAAATGTTGGTTTCAATTGGATGTTGGAacaagcaaaaacaaaaaagcaaaaaaaggaTCAAACTCCATCACCACCattggatttttcaaaatatttagatTCGTCCACCTTTAAGTTTACACCactaaaatcaaaattttcatgTTTTGAACCAAGCACAGTTCATAATAATGTTTCATTTGTTCCTACTAATG aatttgaaaaaattgaaaaaatcacaGTGGAAAGTACAGTTGAAATGAAATTACGAAAAGAAACTTATGTAACAGTTCCCAAGTATTTGAAAGTTGATCAAACTTGTGATAATTTAAAAGATGAAAATGATGAGTTTGATGACTCTTTATCACCAAAACAAGTGGCTACAGAAACTCCCAAGTTACCATCAGAAATGTCAATGCTTTTAAATGACATAAAATTCACACCTTTCAAAAATCCAAGTGCAAAGATTGAAGAAGACACAAAATTCTCACCAACTTTCTGTTCCACGGGAACTAAATCTAATAAAAGCAAATCATTTGAGGATGATTCAGTAAGCAAAAATGCAACTTTTGACATTGAGTCAGTCAATAACTCTTCAACAAATCACACTTATGAGTTAAGTGTTTCACCAACTAGTACAAAAAATAGCTCTCATTTGAAACCAACCTGTCTTGCTAAAACTTTTAACAGAAATAATTTAGATATGGGATTCTCAACTCCATTGTCAGTTAATAAACTACCCAATGTCACAATTGACCATAAAAGATATAGTAATGTGTTCTCAAAGAGTCAAGTAGATTTTGGTAGTGCTAGAGATTGTTTGGAAGCAGATTTATGggtaaaatcaaaaaatactTCTCTATCACCAATCAGCAAAAATCTCATGCATTCCACTCTAGATAGTATAACCGAAGAAGATCTTTATGATCATGATATCACAGACAAATCAGTTACAAATTCAATAGAATCTcacaaaaaatcgaaaaaatcaaAGGCTTTTTGCATAGAAATTTCACCTCCAAAGAAAAGTTCTTTTACTAAACCACcaataagaaaaatatcaCCCACTaaaagcattaaaattatGAAAGACAAACATATTTCAGGAACAGTGAATGCCAAGAAGAAAGTTCAGATAAACAAATCTATTAAAA gTAATGGAACTATTCAAATACCTGGTGTTCGAATAGCAAAGCTTTCTCTGTCAGGATTAGCAGCTGGTAAAGACAAGGATAAAAGCAAGACTAAACCCAAGACTAAACCTTTAAAAGAAGCTAGTGTAAAGTTGCATGATCCAAATGATTTCTTAAGCATGTTCTGCAATCCAGATCCATTTGCTGCTACTATGACAATAGATCCTTTTCTAGCAAG CACTCTTTACTGTGATGAAAAGTGGATGTTTGTGCAAGAATTGGAATTCAAGAAATGGTTAAATATGTTGATGACACCTCCTGAGCAATTATCAACTGATATTGAATCAACTCCACTTGATGTTGGGAAAGTATGGCAATCTTGCAGAGCAAAGGAAGATGTAGCTTTAGCCGAAACTAAAGAATCAATATCTGCTAGATATCATACAACAACGCGATTAAATACTCTACGTAAAGCCGCCTGTGCTATGTTTCGCAAGCCTGAAGTTATAACTGCTCTTTCTCAGACTACAGTTGGCATTGAGAAAGAAATTTTGCTCATTCGTCAGGATAAAGATTTACACCGTGATATTG GTTTACAAAAGACTATTCTCGAGTTGTTTATAAGTTACAATCCCCTTTGGCTAAGAATAGGTCTGGAAACAGTTTATGGAGAAACCATTCCTCTCCAATCTAACAATGACTTGATTGGACTATCAAGATTTCTTATACACAGATTCTTTTCAGACCCTTTTCTCGTCAAAACGCATTCGTCTCATGCTCATCCTAATATAAGACTCGGTACATTCCAGTCTCATATGAACAAATTCATGCttaaaaagtttttgtttGTTGTGTATTTTTTGGATTATGCTAAAAGAAACAAGCTTATAGGACATGATCCATGCCTTTTCCACAAGAAAGCGTTGATCAAGGATAGCCGATCGATTCTTTTAACTTTTTCGCGTGAACTTTTGAGTGGCATAGGAGATATAACTAAAGTCTTACGTGGCTATAATTATGTCGTTTCTCACAAACAAACTTTCCTGGACGAATACGATTATGCTGTTGTAAATTTATGCACCGACCTAAGGGATGGTGTTAGACTTTGCCGGGTCATGGAACTGATAACCGGACAACGATGTCTAACATGCCGTTGTAGAGTACCAGCTATTTCCCGTTTGCAAAAGGTTCACAATGTTAGTATAGCATTGACTACACTGAACGAGGCAGGATACACGATTACAGGAGACATCGATGCCAAGAGTATAGCTGATGGTCATAAAGAGAAGACTCTATCGCTTCTTTGGCAGATTATCTACAAATTCCAAGCTCCCAGATTTGAAAAAGCCGCGAAAACGGTGCAACGCTGGTGGCGGTCAAAGCTCTGGTACGTTTATATCAAAAAGATGTTGCGAAATAGAAGGCATAATGCCGCTTCTGTCATTCAACGGGCATGGAAATGCTACTTGGCCAGACGAGAACTGCAGAAACTCAAAGAAGAATATGCTCGTTTGATGCATGAGAAAATTGAAGCTGCAAAGAAGATACAATTGCTATGGAGGTTGAGAAAGGAAGCCAAGCAACAGCAGAAACAGTTTCAACTTGTTAAATCTTCagcaattaaaattcaaagatGGTGGAGGAGAATTCGGTCGACCAAGTCTTACATAGAAGAATTCAAAAGACAGAAGAACGTTGTAATTAAAGTACAGAGACGATGGCGTGCGAAGCAATTGATGAAATATGAAAGACATCGATTCACTCAATTGAAGACAAAGGTTATCGAAATTCAGACACTTTGGAAAGCTCGACGACTAGGTAGGCAGGTATTCCTCGACTaccaaaataaaagaaaagccaTCATTTTTGTTCAAAGAAAATGGCGCGTCAAGTTATCAATGAAGTTGGAGCAGAAGCGCTATTCGGAAAAGCTAAGAGCCATCAGGTTCATTCAAGAATGGTGGAAACGTTGTCTGACTGCGAGGCGAGATCGGAATCATTTCCTCGCCCTGAAGAACTGCGTCAGGGCCGTCGAGAAGGTATGGATAGCAAAACACACTGTGATTGAAGAAAGGAAACAATTTCTTCGTCAAAAAGACAGCGCCATTATGATTCAAAAGGCTTGGCGGAATTACCGAGCAACCAAAGCAGACGTACAACTTTACAAACGCAAGAAAACTTCTTGTCTTCAACTGCAAACGTGGTGGAGATCTGTCACCGAAGCGAACAAGTACAGAAAACAGCGTTTAAACATCATCAAAATACAAAGATGGTGGAGAAGCGCAGTTTTAACCAAGAAGGAGCGTTCGAACTTCTTGGCTAAGAAAAATGCTGCCATAGTTTTCCAAAAGAATTGGAGAATGCATGTAGTCAGAAAAGAGTACAAACGCAAGAAAGCTtcagttttgaaaattgagCTATTGTATCAAAATCTTATTGAAACGCGTAAGGTGCGCAATGAGTACTTGACATTAAAGAAGGCCGTAACGGTCGTCGAAGCTAGATGGATTGCATTAAAGACTGGAAGGAAAACCAGagcaaaatatttgaaaacaaGAAATGCAGCTATCGTCTTACAAAGGAGATGGAGAGCGCGAGTTGCCATGAGAGAAGCGCGGCAGAATTATCTGCAGTTAAAACGTTGTACAATTATAGTTCAATCGCAATACAGGATGAGACAAGAAAGACGACGTTACAGAGCGCTTCtgcaaagaaaagcagcagctATAGTATTGCAACGTAGATGGCGAGCGAAGAAGTGTGGAAAACAGGTGCGAGAGACTTATGCTAAACATAAGTCTTCCGTTATTTCAATTCAAAGGAAATGGCGGGCGACACTCCAAGCAAGATTGGAGAGGAACGAGTTCTTGCAAAAACGAAAGGCAGCGATTGTTTTACAAAAGCACTGGCGATCCTTAGTGACGATTAGACAGTACAAGAAAACGAAAAATGCTGTTAGAATTGTCGAAAAGTGGAGGACACACAAATTGTTGGGTAGACGAGTACGCTCCGAATATCTTCAATTGAGAGCATGCACCATTAAAATGCAGCGTCTTGCAAGAGTAAAGCAACATGTCAAGAGATTCCAGAAGCAGCGGGAATCTGTAATTGTAGTGCAAAAGCACTGGAGGTCTTACGTAGCTTTCAAGGAATATAGAAGAAAGAAAACCGCTGCAACTGCTATACAGACGTGGAGAAGAAGTATAGTTACTGGGCGAAAAGTTCGCGCTGAGTATCTCAAATTTAGAGAAAGTGTCATCAAAGTACAGCGCATGTGGAGAACAATAAAACAGATGAGAGAATTCAAAAGACAACGTGTTGCAGCTATTGTGATACAAAAGCACTGGAGGTCTTACGTAGCTTTCAAGGAATATAGAAGAAAGAAAATCGCTGCAACTGCTATACAGACGTGGAGAAGAAGTATAGTTACTGGGCGAAAAGTTCGCGCTGAGTATCTCAAATTTAGAGAAAGTGTCATCAAAGTACAGCGCATGTGGAGAACAATAAAACAGATGAGAGAATTCAAAAGACAACGTGTTGCGGCTATTGTGATACAAAAGCACTGGAAGTCTTACGTAGCTTTCAAGgaatataaaagaaagaaactcGCTGCAACTGTAATACAGACGTGGAGAAGAAATATTGTCACTGGGCGACAAGTTCGTGCAGAATACCTTAAATATAGAGAATGTGTTATCAAAGTGCAGAGTACATGGAGAATGAAACAAGCGGTGAGAGGGTATAgacaaaagcgagaagcagtAATCACGATGCAGAAACATTGGAAGAGGATCATGGCTGTGAGAAAGTACGAGAAGATAAAGATTGCGGTACTCTTCATCGAAAATTGGAGAAGGCATACGTTGTTTGGAAGACAACAACGGAAAGAGTTTATTCAACTGAAAACGGCTGTTATAAAGATGCAGATGCTGGTGAGGGTGAAACTACAAGTCCAATCCTTCAAGAGGCAGAGGAATGCGGCAATAAAGATTCAACGATTCTGGCGATCCCATCTCCAGATGAAAGAATGCCAATTGCAGTACGAAAAACAGCGAGCTGCTGTGATCGCATTACAGAGACGATACCGTGCTAAGCGAATCGCCGAACAAGTCAGGAGAGACTATCGTTTTAAAACTCTAGCAGTCACTAGAATTCAACGATGGTGGAGACGAATTTATTACTTAAGAAAACTGAGGATTGAGATTGAGACGAGGAAGTGGGCAGCTCTTGTGATAGAAAACTGGTGGATTAATTCTTCGGTAGAACGCCGACTTCGTGAAGCTATGAAGGCCGAGATGAGAAGACAATATAGAGCTGCTGTGATAATCCAAGCTGCTTGGAGGGGATTCAAAGTTCGTCAGGCAGCTAGTAAGAAAATGTCAATGCTGCGCGAAAGAGCGAAAGAAGCGGCTAAAGCCGCTGTACCATCCGCTACATTGGCATGCCGGTTACAAGAgaatattgaaattttcaagTATGCTTCCAATATTGGACAGCTGTCGGTTTGCCTATCTTCTTTAG ATGTTATAATACGCTTATCGCCGAATGCTTGTATCAACGTCTGCCGACTGAATGCTGTACCGAAATTGTATGATATTTTGACTCGGGCCAACAGATCCCTACCTTGGTTGGACGTTTGTTTGAAAGTCATAAGTATCTTATTAACATTAGCAAAGTTTCAGCCGACAACAAAGTATGTTCTTGAG AAGGAACATATTGAGGTTTTGGCAAGACTGTTAACTATTGCAGCCGATAAGAAAGAAGATCTATTTTTACATACTGCGACATTAATATGGGTTCTTACAGAAGATGAAGAATATGCTGAG gcTGTGAAAAATGATGCAAGAACGAAATTTTTACTGAGATCTTTGTGTAATTCAACCAAGAACAAACCCACAACCAATACAACAAAATGCAAATTAGATCTTCTACCTAGTCCAAAGCCTGATTGGGGATTAAATCATAGGCGTCCACGAACTTTTAAAAGTATTTCTCAAGCCATTACGTCAATAGCATCGCGTTTAGGACTTGTAAACGTTCCTCAAACATTCGATATACGACGatcgtttaatttttcaatgtgA
- the LOC100122951 gene encoding protein Mo25 isoform X1 has product MIPDTLVRAKLAQPTILHQQVDVVARIEIMPLFGKSQKSPAEVVKALKEAVNALERGDKKVEKAQEDVSKNLVHIKNMLYGTAESEPQADIVVAQLAQELYNSNLLLLLVQNLSRIDFEGKKDVAQVFNNILRRQIGTRSPTVEYICTKPEILFTLMSGYEHQDIALNCGTMLRECARYEALAKIMIYSDDFYNFFRYVEVSTFDIASDAFSTFKELLTRHKILSAEFLEVNYDKVFSHYQRLLNSENYVTRRQSLKLLGELLLDRHNFTVMTRYISNPDNLKLMMNMLKEKSRNIQFEAFHVFKVFVANPNKPKPILDILLRNQEKLIEFLTRFHTDRSEDEQFNDEKAYLIKQIKELKSVHEN; this is encoded by the exons ATGATCCCGGATACTCTTGTGCGCGCAAAATTGGCTCAGCCGACGATTCTTCACCAGCAGGTCGACGTCGTCGCTCGCATAG AAATTATGCCTCTGTTCGGGAAGTCTCAAAAGAGCCCAGCGGAGGTTGTGAAGGCTCTAAAAGAAGCTGTAAACGCGCTGGAGCGTGGTGATAAAAAAGTCGAAAAG GCTCAAGAAGATGTGAGTAAAAATTTAGTGCACATTAAAAACATGCTGTATGGAACTGCCGAGTCTGAGCCACAAGCAGATATTGTTGTAGCTCAATTAGCACAAGAACTGTATAACAGTAATCTTTTACTGCTTCTTGTTCAAAATCTTAGTCGAATAGATTTTGAG GGTAAAAAAGATGTTGCTCAGgtgtttaataatatattaagaaGACAAATCGGTACAAGATCTCCCACAGTGGAATATATCTGTACCAAGCCAGAAATACTGTTTACTCTCATGTCGGG TTATGAGCATCAAGATATTGCATTAAACTGTGGTACAATGTTAAGAGAGTGTGCTCGATATGAAGCATTAgcaaaaattatgatttactcggatgatttttataatttctttagATATGTTGAAGTTTCTACATTTGATATTGCTTCAGATGCCTTTTCTACTTTTAAGGAACTTCTTACAAggcataaaattttaagtgcTGAATTTTTAGAAGTCAATTATGATAAAGTTTTTTCACACTATCAAAGGTTACTGAACTCAGAAAATTACGTCACACGCAGACAgagtttaaaattattaggAGAACTTTTACTTGATCGACACAACTTTACT GTAATGACGCGGTACATCTCAAATCCAGATAATCTAAAATTAATGATGAATATGCTTAAAGAAAAGTCTCGTAATATACAATTTGAGGCCTTCCATGTTTTCAAG GTATTCGTTGCTAATCCAAACAAACCTAAACCAATTCTGGATATTTTACTACGCAATCAAGAAAAACTGATAGAGTTCCTTACACGCTTCCACACAGATCGCTCAGAAGATGAACAATTTAACGATGAAAAGGCTTACTTGATCAAACAAATCAAAGAGCTCAAGTCTGTACATGAAAATTAA
- the LOC100122951 gene encoding protein Mo25 isoform X2 translates to MPLFGKSQKSPAEVVKALKEAVNALERGDKKVEKAQEDVSKNLVHIKNMLYGTAESEPQADIVVAQLAQELYNSNLLLLLVQNLSRIDFEGKKDVAQVFNNILRRQIGTRSPTVEYICTKPEILFTLMSGYEHQDIALNCGTMLRECARYEALAKIMIYSDDFYNFFRYVEVSTFDIASDAFSTFKELLTRHKILSAEFLEVNYDKVFSHYQRLLNSENYVTRRQSLKLLGELLLDRHNFTVMTRYISNPDNLKLMMNMLKEKSRNIQFEAFHVFKVFVANPNKPKPILDILLRNQEKLIEFLTRFHTDRSEDEQFNDEKAYLIKQIKELKSVHEN, encoded by the exons ATGCCTCTGTTCGGGAAGTCTCAAAAGAGCCCAGCGGAGGTTGTGAAGGCTCTAAAAGAAGCTGTAAACGCGCTGGAGCGTGGTGATAAAAAAGTCGAAAAG GCTCAAGAAGATGTGAGTAAAAATTTAGTGCACATTAAAAACATGCTGTATGGAACTGCCGAGTCTGAGCCACAAGCAGATATTGTTGTAGCTCAATTAGCACAAGAACTGTATAACAGTAATCTTTTACTGCTTCTTGTTCAAAATCTTAGTCGAATAGATTTTGAG GGTAAAAAAGATGTTGCTCAGgtgtttaataatatattaagaaGACAAATCGGTACAAGATCTCCCACAGTGGAATATATCTGTACCAAGCCAGAAATACTGTTTACTCTCATGTCGGG TTATGAGCATCAAGATATTGCATTAAACTGTGGTACAATGTTAAGAGAGTGTGCTCGATATGAAGCATTAgcaaaaattatgatttactcggatgatttttataatttctttagATATGTTGAAGTTTCTACATTTGATATTGCTTCAGATGCCTTTTCTACTTTTAAGGAACTTCTTACAAggcataaaattttaagtgcTGAATTTTTAGAAGTCAATTATGATAAAGTTTTTTCACACTATCAAAGGTTACTGAACTCAGAAAATTACGTCACACGCAGACAgagtttaaaattattaggAGAACTTTTACTTGATCGACACAACTTTACT GTAATGACGCGGTACATCTCAAATCCAGATAATCTAAAATTAATGATGAATATGCTTAAAGAAAAGTCTCGTAATATACAATTTGAGGCCTTCCATGTTTTCAAG GTATTCGTTGCTAATCCAAACAAACCTAAACCAATTCTGGATATTTTACTACGCAATCAAGAAAAACTGATAGAGTTCCTTACACGCTTCCACACAGATCGCTCAGAAGATGAACAATTTAACGATGAAAAGGCTTACTTGATCAAACAAATCAAAGAGCTCAAGTCTGTACATGAAAATTAA